One region of Demequina sp. TMPB413 genomic DNA includes:
- a CDS encoding nuclear transport factor 2 family protein — protein sequence MRSSRDVIEDHLHCRKVGDLEGDLDRNYADDVVLLTWGEGVQRGKDAVRRTAAVLNSYLPEGNYQYHQVLVEDVYGMLQWTGRSRSMQVHDGADSYVVQHGVIVAQTIHYSAHPTED from the coding sequence ATGCGTTCGTCACGAGACGTCATCGAGGATCACCTGCACTGCCGGAAGGTCGGTGATCTCGAAGGCGACCTCGACCGCAACTATGCGGACGACGTCGTCCTCCTGACCTGGGGAGAAGGCGTGCAACGAGGCAAGGATGCCGTTCGACGCACTGCGGCCGTCCTCAACTCCTACCTCCCAGAGGGCAACTATCAGTACCACCAGGTCCTAGTGGAGGACGTCTATGGAATGCTGCAGTGGACCGGGAGAAGTCGGAGCATGCAGGTTCACGACGGGGCCGACTCATACGTCGTTCAGCACGGCGTCATCGTTGCCCAGACGATCCACTACTCCGCGCACCCCACGGAGGACTAG